A stretch of the Microtus ochrogaster isolate Prairie Vole_2 chromosome X, MicOch1.0, whole genome shotgun sequence genome encodes the following:
- the Shroom2 gene encoding protein Shroom2 isoform X2 — translation METSRSPSPQFAPQKLTDKPPLLIHEDNSARIERVMDNNTTVKMVPIKIVHSESQPEKESRQSLACPAELPPLPSGLERDQIKTLRTSEQCYSRFCVYTRQEVEAPHRARPPEPQPPSTPVPPVRDSCSSPPSLNYGKAKEKTVDDLKSEELAREIVGKDKSLADILDPSVKIKTTMDLMEGIFPKDESLLEEAQQRRKLLPKVPSPRVTEDQKQDTGVPGVVSLATNSTYYSTSAPKAELLIKMKDLQEPEEYSGGDLDHDLSVKKQELIDSIGRKLRVLREARESLLEDIQANNALGEEVEAIVKDVCKPNEFDKFRMFIGDLDKVVNLLLSLSGRLARVENALNNLDDSPSPGDRQSLLEKQRILTQQHEDAKELKENLDRRERIVFDILANYLSEENLADYEHFVKMKSALIIEQRELEDKIHLGEEQLKCLFDSLQPERSK, via the exons ATGGAAACCTCTCGCTCCCCTTCACCCCAGTTTGCCCCACAGAAGTTGACAGACAAGCCTCCCCTGCTTATCCATGAAGACAACTCAGCAAG AATCGAGCGGGTGATGGACAACAACACCACAGTGAAAATGGTGCCCATAAAAATCGTGCACTCAGAAAGCCAGCCCGAAAAGGAGAGCCGCCAGAGTCTTGCGTGCCCAGCTGAGCTGCCCCCACTGCccagtgggctggagagggacCAGATCAAGACGTTGAGGACATCAGAGCAGTGTTACTCCCGCTTCTGTGTGTACACACGACAGGAGGTGGAAGCCCCTCATAGAGCCCGCCCTCCAGAGCCCCAGCCACCCAGCACTCCAGTGCCTCCTGTCAGAGATAGctgttcctcccctccctcacttAACTACGGGAAGGCCAAGGAGAAGACCGTGGATGACTTGAAGTCTGAAGAATTAGCCAGGGAGATTGTGGGAAAAGATAAGTCCTTGGCTGACATCCTGGACCCTAGCGTGAAGATCAAGACCACCATGGATCTGATGGAAGGGATTTTCCCCAAAGACGAATCCCTCCTGGAGGAAGCTCAGCAGCGGAGGAAGCTGCTTCCCAAAGTCCCCTCACCCAGAGTCACAGAGGACCA GAAACAGGACACAGGCGTGCCAGGGGTCGTGTCCTTGGCCACCAATTCTACCTATTACAGCACATCGGCCCCCAAGGCAGAACTTCTTATCAAGATGAAGGACCTACAGGAGCCTGAGGAGTATTCAGGGGGTGACTTGGACCACGACCTGTCAGTTAAGAAG CAAGAGCTCATCGACAGCATCGGCCGCAAGCTGCGGGTACTGCGGGAAGCCCGAGAGAGCCTGCTGGAAGACATCCAAGCCAACAATGCCCTGGGAGAAGAGGTGGAAGCCATTGTGAAAGACGTCTGCAAACCCAATGAGTTTGACAAGTTCCGGATGTTTATTGGGGACCTAGACAAAGTGGTGAACCTCCTGCTGTCACTGTCAGGCCGCTTGGCCCGTGTGGAAAATGCCCTCAATAATCTGGACGACAGTCCTTCTCCTGGAGATCGG CAGTCACTGTTGGAGAAACAGAGGATCCTAACCCAGCAGCATGAGGATGCCAAGGAGCTTAAAGAGAACCTGGACCGTCGTGAGCGCATTGTGTTTGATATCCTGGCCAACTACCTCAGTGAGGAGAACCTGGCGGACTATGAACACTTCGTGAAGATGAAGTCAGCCCTCATCATTGAGCAACGAGAGCTGGAAGATAAAATCCACCTGGGTGAAGAGCAGCTCAAGTGCTTGTTTGACAGCCTACAGCCTGAGAGAAGCAAGTAA